From Cupriavidus oxalaticus:
CGTCATCAAGATCGAGCGGCCGAAGGTCGGCGACTTCGCGCGCGGCTACGACGAGCGCGTCGACGGCATGTCGTCGCACTTCGCCTGGACCAACCGCTCGAAGGAAAGCCTGGCGCTGGACCTGAAGCATCCGGAAGCGCCGGCAATCCTGCAGAAGATCCTGGACCAGGCCGATGTGCTGGTGCAGAACCTGGCACCGGGTGCCGCCGACCGGCTGGGCCTGTCCTACGAAGCGCTGTCGCAGCGCTATCCCGGCATCGTCGTCTGCGACATCTCCGGCTATGGCAACGACGGTCCGTACCGCGACAAGAAGGCCTATGACCTGCTGATCCAGGCCGAGTCCGGTTTCGTCTCGATCACCGGCACGCCGGAGAGCCCGTCCAAGGCGGGCTGCTCGATCGCGGATATCGCGGCCGGCATGTATGCCTACACCAATATCCTGGCGGCGCTGCTGCAGCGCGGCAAGACGGGGAAGGGCGCCCATATCGATGTGTCGATGCTGGAAAGCATGGCCGAGTGGATGAGCTTCCCGCTGTACTACGCCTTCGACGGCGCCACGCCGCCGCCGCGCGCCGGCGCCTCGCATGCCACCATCTTCCCGTATGGGCCGTTCACCGCCGGCGACGGCAAGACCATCATCCTGGGCCTGCAGAACCAGCGCGAATGGGAGGCCTTCTGCCGTGTCGTGCTGGAGCGGCCGGAACTCACCAGCGACGAGCGCTTCGTCACCAACTCCCTGCGCTCGAAGAGCCGGGTCGAGCTGACGCAGGTGATTACCGAGGTCTTCGCCGCACTGACGATCGACGACGTGGTCGAGCGGCTGGAGCGCGCGCAGATCGCCAACGCGCGCATGAACGACATGCGCGACCTGTGGAACCATCCGCAACTCAAGGCACGCGAGCGCTGGACCTCGGTCCGGTCCCCGGTGGGCATGATCCCCGCGATGCTGCCGCCTGGCCTGTCGAATGCTTTCGAGCCGCGCATGGATGCCATCCCAGCGCTGGGCGAGCACAGCGAAGCGATCCTGCGCGAGCTCGGCTACAGCGGCGATGACGTTGCGCGGCTGCATGCGGAGGGCGCGATCTAGTCCGCGCCGGTTCCTTCCGCCTGTTTT
This genomic window contains:
- a CDS encoding CaiB/BaiF CoA transferase family protein, whose protein sequence is MRPLDGITVVSLEHAIAAPFCTRQLADLGARVIKIERPKVGDFARGYDERVDGMSSHFAWTNRSKESLALDLKHPEAPAILQKILDQADVLVQNLAPGAADRLGLSYEALSQRYPGIVVCDISGYGNDGPYRDKKAYDLLIQAESGFVSITGTPESPSKAGCSIADIAAGMYAYTNILAALLQRGKTGKGAHIDVSMLESMAEWMSFPLYYAFDGATPPPRAGASHATIFPYGPFTAGDGKTIILGLQNQREWEAFCRVVLERPELTSDERFVTNSLRSKSRVELTQVITEVFAALTIDDVVERLERAQIANARMNDMRDLWNHPQLKARERWTSVRSPVGMIPAMLPPGLSNAFEPRMDAIPALGEHSEAILRELGYSGDDVARLHAEGAI